Proteins encoded together in one Prochlorococcus marinus str. GP2 window:
- the ychF gene encoding redox-regulated ATPase YchF, translating to MLKAGIIGLPNVGKSTLFNALVENAKAQAANFPFCTIEPNKGIVSVPDQRLQELGNLSSSQNIIPTKIEFVDIAGLVKGASKGEGLGNKFLSNIREVDAIVHVVRCFEDSDVIHVSGKVDPLDDIEIINLELNLADLSQLQKRRERIKKQVRTSKEAAKEDNLLEKIEEELQKGLSVRSISLSEEENLIIKQLGFLTAKPIIYATNLNENDLAEGNDFSSKVQSFASNENTECIKISAQVESELIELEAEDKKDYLIGLGVEEGGLSSLIRSTYKLLGLKTYFTTGEKETKAWTIKDGMTAPQAAGVIHTDFEKGFIRAQTISYQNLIDSGSIANAKTKGLLRSEGKEYIVNEGDVMEFLFNV from the coding sequence ATGTTAAAAGCCGGTATTATTGGATTACCAAATGTTGGAAAATCAACTTTATTTAATGCACTTGTAGAAAATGCTAAAGCTCAAGCGGCTAATTTTCCCTTTTGTACGATAGAACCTAATAAAGGCATAGTTTCTGTCCCAGATCAAAGGTTACAAGAGCTAGGTAATTTAAGTTCAAGCCAAAATATTATCCCAACAAAAATTGAATTTGTAGATATTGCAGGATTAGTAAAAGGAGCTAGTAAAGGTGAAGGTTTGGGAAATAAATTTTTGTCAAATATCAGGGAGGTTGATGCAATAGTTCATGTTGTAAGGTGCTTTGAAGATAGTGATGTAATTCATGTTTCCGGTAAGGTAGATCCCTTGGATGACATTGAAATAATTAATCTGGAATTGAATTTAGCTGATTTATCTCAACTCCAAAAAAGAAGAGAAAGAATTAAAAAACAGGTTAGAACTAGTAAAGAGGCAGCAAAAGAAGATAACTTACTAGAAAAAATTGAAGAAGAGCTACAGAAAGGACTTTCAGTTAGATCAATATCTTTGAGTGAAGAAGAAAATTTAATAATCAAGCAACTAGGCTTCCTTACTGCTAAACCAATCATTTACGCAACAAATTTGAATGAAAATGATTTAGCTGAAGGTAATGATTTCTCATCAAAAGTTCAGAGTTTTGCAAGTAATGAAAATACAGAATGTATAAAAATTTCAGCGCAAGTCGAATCTGAATTAATAGAGTTAGAAGCAGAAGATAAAAAAGACTACCTTATTGGCTTAGGAGTAGAAGAAGGGGGATTAAGTTCATTAATTAGATCAACATATAAATTATTGGGATTAAAAACTTATTTCACTACCGGAGAAAAGGAGACAAAAGCTTGGACAATAAAAGATGGGATGACTGCGCCACAGGCAGCAGGAGTAATTCATACTGATTTCGAAAAAGGATTTATAAGAGCTCAGACTATTTCTTATCAAAATTTAATTGATTCAGGTTCAATTGCCAATGCAAAAACTAAAGGTCTTTTAAGAAGTGAAGGTAAGGAATATATTGTTAACGAAGGTGATGTAATGGAGTTCTTATTTAACGTTTAG
- a CDS encoding 1-deoxy-D-xylulose-5-phosphate reductoisomerase, with protein MKYITVLGSTGSIGTQTLEIASEQPDKFKAVALSAGRNINLLTEQVKTHKPEVVAIQDESLIEDLKDNINNLDLDDAPLVLGGKQGINAVAAWDKADTVITGIVGCAGLIPTMSAINAGKNIALANKETLIAAGPIVIPALKKNNSRLLPADSEHSAIFQCLQGLPNYENTDFSTGEMPKGLKAIHLTASGGAFRDWAVEDLKHVTVEDATSHPNWDMGKKITVDSATLMNKGLEVIEAHYLFGTSYENIEIVIHPQSIIHSMIEMEDSSVLAQLGWPDMKLPILYAMSWPERFKTNWKRLNLSEIGKLTFKEPDEFKYPCMGLAYAAGKSSGTMPAVLNAANEMSVEQFLKEKISFQEIPTFISKACESHMENLNLSPELEDILEVDNWARLFVEQEIKKGKKYVSIG; from the coding sequence TTGAAATACATTACTGTGCTTGGTTCTACTGGTTCAATAGGGACTCAAACTCTCGAAATAGCTAGTGAGCAGCCTGATAAGTTTAAAGCCGTAGCTCTTTCTGCAGGAAGAAATATTAATTTATTAACTGAACAAGTTAAAACACATAAACCAGAGGTAGTTGCAATTCAGGATGAAAGTCTTATAGAAGATTTAAAAGATAATATTAATAACTTAGATTTGGATGATGCTCCCTTGGTTTTAGGTGGAAAGCAAGGGATTAACGCAGTTGCAGCATGGGATAAGGCAGATACTGTGATAACAGGGATAGTAGGCTGTGCAGGCTTAATTCCAACAATGTCAGCAATTAATGCGGGGAAAAATATTGCACTTGCTAACAAAGAAACTTTAATTGCGGCAGGACCAATTGTTATTCCTGCACTAAAGAAAAATAATAGTAGGCTTTTACCTGCTGATTCAGAACACTCTGCTATCTTTCAATGTTTACAAGGATTACCTAATTATGAAAATACAGATTTTTCAACAGGAGAGATGCCTAAAGGTTTAAAAGCCATACATTTAACAGCTTCTGGTGGTGCTTTCAGAGATTGGGCCGTTGAGGATTTAAAGCATGTCACAGTGGAAGATGCGACTTCACATCCTAATTGGGATATGGGGAAAAAAATAACTGTAGATTCTGCAACTCTTATGAATAAAGGATTAGAAGTTATAGAAGCTCATTATTTATTTGGGACCTCTTACGAAAATATCGAAATAGTTATCCACCCTCAAAGTATTATTCATTCAATGATTGAGATGGAAGATTCTTCAGTATTAGCTCAATTAGGTTGGCCAGATATGAAACTACCTATTTTATATGCAATGAGTTGGCCTGAGAGATTTAAAACAAATTGGAAAAGATTAAACCTAAGTGAAATTGGAAAATTAACTTTTAAAGAGCCAGACGAGTTTAAATATCCATGCATGGGACTTGCCTATGCTGCAGGAAAATCTTCTGGAACTATGCCTGCAGTATTAAATGCTGCTAATGAAATGTCTGTTGAACAATTCCTCAAAGAAAAAATTTCTTTTCAAGAAATTCCAACTTTTATAAGTAAAGCTTGTGAATCACATATGGAGAATTTGAATTTGAGTCCCGAATTGGAGGATATTCTTGAAGTAGACAATTGGGCCAGACTTTTTGTTGAGCAAGAAATTAAAAAAGGGAAAAAATACGTAAGTATTGGATAA
- a CDS encoding chlorophyll a/b-binding protein encodes MSPLSGFLAVIVFFTAILVAYLTKQFQKENLNYSSSNQMKNTNTKVKTIEKEKVVAETLNGRFAMLGLIAAVGAYLTTGQIIPGFV; translated from the coding sequence ATGAGTCCACTTTCAGGTTTCTTAGCCGTAATTGTATTCTTTACAGCCATCCTCGTTGCTTATTTAACCAAGCAATTTCAAAAAGAAAATTTAAACTATTCATCTTCTAATCAAATGAAAAACACAAACACAAAAGTCAAAACAATCGAAAAAGAAAAAGTTGTTGCTGAAACTCTTAACGGCAGATTCGCAATGCTTGGATTAATTGCTGCTGTTGGAGCATACCTAACAACAGGTCAAATAATTCCTGGTTTCGTTTAA
- a CDS encoding cupin domain-containing protein produces MPVGLKTPIHTHPSPMLIHVTRGRLKHVRGEEINFFKAGDAFIESNNGGSHYVKNVGKKPAILQVGVVSVVGMPTAIND; encoded by the coding sequence ATTCCAGTTGGCTTGAAAACTCCGATTCATACTCATCCTTCCCCAATGTTGATTCATGTCACCAGAGGAAGATTAAAACATGTGAGGGGTGAAGAAATTAATTTCTTTAAAGCGGGTGATGCATTTATAGAGAGTAATAATGGAGGGAGCCACTATGTGAAAAATGTTGGGAAGAAGCCGGCCATACTTCAAGTGGGAGTTGTATCTGTTGTTGGAATGCCTACGGCCATAAATGATTAA
- a CDS encoding efflux RND transporter periplasmic adaptor subunit, translating to MFDLIKKNINLRSGIILLFLTIFFVVITNSFKKNKSKDISDFVVQVEKGILSDSINTSGEVKAIRTSNIGPRKQGVIKEIKVDEGDLVKKDQVLASLDDEDFIYKIEELELNVEKQKSEFLRREYLYQEGAVSKEDYESYKNNYNISSAKLNDAKAEKSFYLIKAPYGGKITAKYAEIGSYVTPSTNLSSDPKTKNFIFELSEGLEIVAKVPESDIGRIKIGQEASVRIEAYPSKKYNAIVKKIATRAVKDNNVTSFEVTLNFRDISEEIKIGMTADLEFRVEGNEEKILVPTVSIVTEKGEKGILKVDKNNSPKFEKIEIGISSGNKTSVIDGLEPGEQIFIDIPPWAKKRK from the coding sequence ATGTTTGATTTAATAAAAAAAAATATAAATCTAAGAAGTGGAATTATATTACTTTTTTTAACTATATTCTTCGTTGTCATAACCAATTCCTTCAAGAAAAATAAATCAAAAGACATTTCTGATTTTGTAGTTCAAGTTGAAAAAGGAATCCTCTCAGATTCAATTAATACGAGTGGTGAAGTAAAAGCAATAAGGACAAGCAATATTGGGCCTCGGAAGCAAGGCGTAATAAAAGAAATCAAAGTAGATGAGGGCGATCTTGTGAAAAAAGATCAGGTTTTAGCTTCTCTTGATGATGAAGACTTTATCTATAAAATTGAAGAACTTGAATTAAATGTAGAAAAACAAAAATCTGAATTTTTAAGAAGGGAATATTTATATCAAGAAGGTGCGGTAAGTAAAGAAGACTATGAAAGTTATAAAAATAACTACAACATTAGTAGCGCAAAACTTAATGATGCAAAAGCTGAAAAAAGTTTCTATCTAATTAAAGCTCCTTATGGAGGAAAGATAACTGCAAAATATGCTGAGATAGGATCTTATGTCACACCAAGTACAAACTTAAGTTCAGACCCTAAAACCAAAAACTTTATTTTTGAACTATCAGAGGGGCTAGAAATTGTTGCTAAAGTTCCTGAGAGTGACATTGGCAGAATAAAAATAGGTCAAGAAGCCTCAGTAAGAATTGAGGCTTACCCCTCAAAAAAATATAATGCCATAGTTAAAAAAATAGCTACAAGAGCTGTAAAAGATAATAATGTAACCTCATTCGAAGTAACTTTAAATTTTAGAGATATTTCTGAAGAAATCAAAATTGGAATGACTGCAGATCTTGAATTTAGAGTCGAAGGTAATGAAGAAAAAATCCTAGTTCCAACAGTTTCTATTGTCACAGAAAAAGGTGAAAAAGGAATTTTGAAAGTTGATAAAAACAATTCTCCCAAATTTGAAAAAATCGAAATTGGTATTAGTAGTGGAAATAAAACTTCAGTAATTGATGGATTAGAACCTGGAGAGCAAATCTTTATTGATATCCCACCTTGGGCTAAGAAGAGAAAATGA
- a CDS encoding (2Fe-2S) ferredoxin domain-containing protein, with product MNIKKHLLLCATPTKQKCFKGNEGQKTWECLKKTLKKFENDPSTKNVHILRSKADCLRVCKNGPILLIWPDGIWYEKVSPEKISEIFTSHIINGKPIEKWIFKKTPFLNSPRYL from the coding sequence GTGAATATAAAAAAACATCTTTTACTATGCGCAACTCCCACAAAACAGAAATGCTTTAAAGGCAATGAAGGTCAAAAAACATGGGAATGTCTGAAAAAGACTTTAAAAAAATTTGAAAATGATCCCTCTACAAAAAACGTTCATATATTAAGATCAAAAGCTGACTGTTTAAGGGTATGTAAGAACGGCCCAATTCTTCTTATTTGGCCTGATGGTATTTGGTATGAGAAGGTTTCTCCAGAAAAAATTTCTGAAATTTTTACCTCACATATTATTAACGGTAAGCCAATAGAAAAATGGATTTTCAAAAAAACACCATTTTTAAATAGTCCTAGATACTTATGA
- a CDS encoding heat-labile enterotoxin alpha chain: MKSATYKKDSMIRLLIASILFFIPLGGFADEKQREIENEAINLVIKKYGKGLENRLKGTGVTPSYRSWYENDCFVSIAAGTYQEDAWTAIKWFSVNVCSESAEIMESE; this comes from the coding sequence ATGAAATCAGCTACATATAAAAAAGACTCAATGATACGTTTACTTATTGCATCAATTCTTTTTTTTATACCACTAGGAGGTTTTGCTGATGAAAAGCAAAGAGAAATTGAAAATGAAGCTATAAATCTTGTCATTAAAAAATATGGAAAAGGCCTAGAAAATAGATTAAAAGGAACGGGAGTAACCCCCAGTTATCGAAGTTGGTATGAAAATGATTGTTTTGTAAGTATTGCAGCAGGTACATACCAAGAAGATGCTTGGACGGCAATTAAGTGGTTTAGCGTTAATGTCTGTTCTGAATCAGCTGAAATAATGGAAAGTGAATGA
- a CDS encoding high light inducible protein, whose translation MEFAKKIMTEKAEKLNGKAAMLGMFALVGAYYFTGQILPGIF comes from the coding sequence ATGGAATTCGCAAAAAAAATCATGACCGAAAAAGCTGAAAAGCTTAATGGTAAAGCAGCAATGCTTGGAATGTTCGCTCTTGTGGGGGCTTATTATTTTACTGGTCAAATTCTTCCAGGAATTTTCTAG
- a CDS encoding high light inducible protein: MANSNVTTESGGRQNMFPTETRPYIDESVSYDSYPQNAEKVNGRWAMIGLVALVGAYVSTGQIIPGIF, from the coding sequence ATGGCTAATTCAAACGTTACTACTGAATCAGGTGGCAGACAGAATATGTTTCCTACTGAGACACGTCCTTACATAGATGAGTCTGTTTCTTACGACAGCTACCCACAAAATGCAGAAAAAGTTAACGGTCGTTGGGCAATGATTGGCCTTGTTGCGTTAGTAGGTGCTTACGTTTCAACCGGGCAAATTATTCCTGGGATTTTTTAA
- a CDS encoding type 1 glutamine amidotransferase, whose translation MKGIRRLLVLQHLEIEGPGLFEQFAKERNLKIEIIRLDNKNPLPQTKNGDLILIMGGPMGVKDIGSDRYPWLKLERDFIKKELENERPIIGVCLGAQLLASAAGGDVEILKYGSPPKALPEIGWSQIFIDKSNKDFKALFEDPFHVLHWHGDRILLPNKAVLIASSARCKEQFFRIGNFAYGLQFHIETMGGMINKWIKEDKEFVFKGLGSNGQEILKEENKKYIDKTFFKRKLLINKLFELLDN comes from the coding sequence ATGAAGGGAATAAGACGCCTATTAGTTTTGCAGCATTTAGAAATAGAGGGGCCAGGTCTTTTTGAACAATTTGCTAAAGAAAGAAATTTAAAAATTGAAATAATTCGTTTAGATAATAAAAATCCTCTGCCTCAAACAAAAAATGGTGACTTAATTTTAATTATGGGTGGACCAATGGGAGTTAAAGATATTGGAAGTGACAGATATCCATGGCTTAAGTTAGAAAGAGATTTTATAAAAAAAGAATTAGAAAATGAGAGACCTATAATCGGTGTTTGCTTAGGTGCTCAGTTACTTGCGAGTGCTGCTGGAGGAGATGTAGAAATTCTTAAATATGGATCACCTCCAAAAGCATTACCAGAAATTGGATGGTCTCAAATTTTTATAGACAAATCGAATAAAGACTTTAAAGCACTATTTGAAGATCCTTTTCATGTACTGCATTGGCATGGAGATAGGATTTTATTACCTAATAAAGCAGTACTCATTGCTAGTAGTGCACGTTGTAAGGAACAATTTTTTAGGATTGGTAATTTTGCTTATGGATTACAATTCCATATAGAGACAATGGGAGGAATGATAAATAAGTGGATTAAAGAAGATAAAGAATTTGTCTTTAAAGGATTGGGCTCGAATGGTCAGGAAATTTTAAAAGAAGAGAATAAAAAATATATTGATAAAACTTTTTTCAAAAGAAAGCTTTTAATAAATAAATTATTTGAATTATTAGATAATTAA
- a CDS encoding DUF1651 domain-containing protein, with amino-acid sequence MEPRYSFGCSTSKPNGCLLNPEGSRLIFFEECKNSLEPNSKIHTHLFFTNHLGEPGGYKSSEKLNIDSAWEKWHELHQKGWTEVSHNYG; translated from the coding sequence ATGGAGCCTAGGTACTCATTTGGTTGTAGCACGAGCAAACCCAACGGATGCTTACTAAATCCTGAAGGTAGCAGACTTATCTTTTTCGAAGAATGCAAAAATTCTCTTGAACCTAATTCAAAAATTCATACTCATCTTTTCTTTACAAATCACCTTGGCGAACCAGGTGGGTATAAATCCTCTGAAAAACTCAACATAGACTCAGCCTGGGAAAAGTGGCACGAACTGCACCAAAAAGGATGGACTGAAGTATCTCATAATTACGGATAA
- the polA gene encoding DNA polymerase I, producing the protein MSLKSENSKKPILLLVDGHSLAFRSFYAFSKGIDGGLTTKEGFPTSVTYGFLKSLLDNCKNISPEGVCITFDTEKPTFRHELDPNYKANRDVAPDVFFQDIEQLEIILEESLNLPIFKSPGYEADDLLGTIANDASSKGWCVNILSGDRDLFQLVDDQKDIYVLYMGGGPYAKSGNPTLMNENGVKEKLGVAPERVVDLKALTGDSSDNIPGIKGVGPKTAINLLKENDTLDGIYQALDKIQQNNDKKYKGFIKGSVIEKLRNDKHNAFLSRDLAKINTEVPLILSNGYELKNINQELLSESLKKLELSTLLRQIDIFNSTFSKGGFDKNNVAKEEEKDPKVSSKSELENSENKIPKINVTVVNDFELLDKLIQRLDKTNQIVSLDTETNSLNPIDAELVGIGLCLGEENDDLFYIPLGHQTKKETSNQLSIEDVFSKLRNWIEDPKKEKALQNSKFDRQIFFNHGLDLKGVTFDTLLADYLLNNQEKHGLSEISFRLFGFKPPSFKETVGKNKDFSFVDIDEASIYCGYDVFLTFKIVKIFKEIFSKEKDELTKLFEEIELPLEPVLSQMEMNGITIDIPYLDKLSKELKSTLEDIEIKVYELAEESFNLSSPKQLGEILFEKLNLDKKKSRKTKTGWSTDAVVLERLVDEHEIIQHLIKHRTLSKLLSTYIDALPNLINEKTGRVHTNFNQAATATGRLSSSNPNLQNIPVRTEFSRRIRKAFLPEKNWKLLSADYSQIELRILSHLADEEILINAFHKNEDIHSLTARLIFEKEEISSDERRVGKTINFGVIYGMGIKKFARSTGVSIPEAKEFLIKYKERYSKIFKFLELQERLALSKGYVKTIFGRKREFKFDKNGLGRLLGKDPYEIDLQAARRAGMEAQSLRAAANAPIQGSSADIIKIAMVQLNKKFIEMNVPAKMLLQVHDELLFEVEPDSLEITTKLVKKTMEDCVKLNVPLLVDIGIGDNWMETK; encoded by the coding sequence ATGAGTTTAAAATCTGAAAACTCTAAAAAACCAATTTTACTTTTAGTCGATGGCCACTCACTTGCTTTTAGAAGTTTCTATGCATTTAGCAAGGGGATTGATGGAGGTTTAACCACTAAAGAGGGATTTCCAACAAGTGTCACTTATGGATTTCTAAAAAGCCTTCTGGATAATTGTAAAAATATTAGTCCTGAGGGTGTTTGTATTACGTTTGATACAGAAAAACCTACTTTCAGACATGAATTAGATCCAAATTATAAAGCCAATAGAGATGTAGCACCAGATGTTTTTTTTCAGGATATTGAACAACTAGAAATCATTTTAGAAGAAAGCCTTAATTTACCAATTTTTAAATCTCCAGGATACGAAGCAGATGATCTCCTAGGCACAATTGCAAATGATGCTTCTTCTAAAGGATGGTGCGTGAATATTCTTTCTGGAGATAGGGACTTATTTCAATTAGTAGATGATCAAAAAGATATTTATGTACTTTATATGGGTGGTGGTCCATATGCGAAAAGTGGAAATCCAACTCTTATGAATGAAAATGGAGTAAAAGAAAAATTAGGTGTTGCGCCAGAAAGAGTAGTTGATCTCAAAGCCCTAACTGGTGATAGTTCTGATAATATTCCAGGTATTAAAGGGGTAGGTCCAAAAACTGCAATTAATCTACTAAAAGAGAACGACACGCTTGATGGAATCTATCAGGCTTTGGACAAGATTCAGCAGAACAACGATAAGAAATATAAAGGATTCATCAAAGGTTCAGTCATAGAAAAGCTCAGGAACGATAAACATAATGCTTTTCTTTCCAGAGATTTAGCAAAAATAAATACTGAGGTGCCTTTAATTTTAAGTAACGGTTATGAATTAAAAAATATAAATCAAGAACTACTTTCAGAGTCACTGAAAAAATTAGAACTATCAACACTTCTTAGACAAATTGATATTTTCAATTCAACTTTCAGCAAAGGTGGTTTTGACAAAAATAATGTAGCTAAAGAGGAAGAGAAAGATCCAAAGGTATCAAGCAAAAGTGAATTAGAAAATAGTGAAAATAAAATCCCTAAAATCAACGTAACTGTTGTAAATGATTTCGAATTACTTGATAAATTAATTCAAAGATTAGACAAGACTAATCAAATAGTTTCTTTAGATACAGAGACCAATAGTTTGAATCCAATCGATGCGGAACTTGTTGGGATAGGGTTATGTCTTGGAGAAGAAAATGATGATTTATTTTATATACCTCTTGGTCATCAAACAAAAAAGGAGACCTCCAATCAATTATCAATTGAAGATGTTTTCTCAAAGCTAAGAAATTGGATAGAAGATCCAAAAAAAGAAAAGGCACTCCAAAATTCTAAATTTGATAGGCAAATATTTTTTAATCATGGACTTGATCTTAAAGGCGTAACCTTTGACACCTTGTTAGCAGACTACCTTCTTAATAATCAGGAGAAACATGGATTAAGTGAAATTAGTTTTAGATTATTTGGATTTAAGCCTCCTTCATTTAAGGAGACAGTTGGAAAAAATAAAGACTTTTCATTTGTTGATATTGATGAAGCAAGTATTTACTGTGGTTATGATGTTTTTCTAACTTTTAAGATTGTCAAAATTTTTAAAGAAATTTTTTCAAAGGAAAAAGATGAATTAACCAAATTGTTCGAAGAAATCGAGCTGCCTTTAGAGCCGGTATTGTCCCAAATGGAAATGAATGGCATAACCATCGACATACCTTATTTGGATAAACTCTCAAAAGAATTAAAAAGTACCTTAGAAGATATTGAAATTAAAGTTTATGAGTTAGCAGAGGAAAGTTTCAATTTATCCTCACCAAAACAACTTGGTGAGATCTTGTTTGAAAAATTAAATTTGGATAAGAAAAAATCACGGAAAACAAAAACAGGATGGAGCACAGATGCAGTAGTTCTGGAAAGATTAGTCGACGAACATGAAATAATCCAACATTTAATAAAACATAGAACTCTTAGCAAATTACTTAGTACCTATATTGATGCTCTTCCAAATCTTATTAACGAAAAGACAGGAAGAGTTCATACAAACTTTAATCAAGCTGCTACAGCGACTGGGAGACTAAGTAGTAGCAATCCTAATCTTCAAAATATCCCGGTTAGGACTGAATTTAGTAGAAGAATCAGAAAAGCATTCTTACCTGAAAAAAATTGGAAACTTTTATCAGCTGATTATTCTCAGATCGAATTAAGAATACTCTCTCACTTAGCGGATGAAGAAATACTAATAAATGCATTTCATAAAAATGAAGACATTCATTCTTTGACTGCAAGATTAATTTTTGAGAAAGAAGAAATTTCCTCTGATGAGAGGAGAGTTGGGAAAACAATAAATTTCGGAGTTATCTATGGTATGGGAATTAAAAAGTTTGCACGTTCTACCGGAGTAAGTATTCCAGAAGCAAAAGAATTCCTAATAAAATACAAAGAAAGATATTCAAAAATTTTCAAATTTCTTGAACTTCAAGAAAGGCTTGCCTTATCAAAAGGTTATGTAAAAACAATTTTTGGAAGAAAGAGAGAATTTAAGTTTGATAAAAATGGACTTGGAAGATTACTAGGAAAAGATCCTTACGAAATTGACTTGCAAGCCGCAAGAAGAGCTGGCATGGAAGCACAGTCACTTAGAGCCGCAGCCAATGCCCCAATTCAGGGTTCAAGTGCAGATATTATTAAAATTGCAATGGTTCAACTAAATAAAAAATTCATAGAAATGAATGTTCCAGCAAAAATGCTTTTACAAGTTCATGATGAATTATTGTTTGAAGTTGAACCAGATTCTTTGGAAATTACGACGAAATTAGTAAAGAAGACTATGGAAGATTGTGTAAAATTAAATGTGCCTCTTTTAGTTGATATTGGAATTGGAGACAATTGGATGGAGACAAAATAA
- a CDS encoding chlorophyll a/b-binding protein: protein MENSKTTYWQNAERTNGRMAMMGLFALVVNYGLFGWIIPGIF from the coding sequence ATGGAAAATTCAAAAACAACTTATTGGCAAAACGCCGAGAGAACTAATGGAAGAATGGCAATGATGGGCTTATTTGCATTAGTTGTAAATTATGGCTTATTCGGATGGATAATCCCAGGAATTTTTTAA
- the cysS gene encoding cysteine--tRNA ligase, with translation MIKLFNTLSKKVEVFKPIDDVVKIYCCGVTVYDLCHLGHARSYIAWDVLRRFLIYSDFKVKYVQNFTDIDDKILKRAKEERSSMKEVSEKNIIEFHEDMDSLGIMRPDSMPRATNHICNICSFITILEDKGYAYSRDGDVYYSVFKNKNYGKLSNQNLQEQNINQQGRMVNEENSKKLNPQDFALWKKAKDDEPFFDSPWGKGRPGWHIECSAMVKDELGDTIDIHLGGSDLIFPHHENEIAQSEAANGKKLANYWLHNGMVNVNGQKMSKSLKNFKTIRELIKSGISPMTLRYFVMTVNYRKPLDFTEEALRSASEAWKNINVALSFMDLTKGVFRSIDKDESIEEEYKEKISFELSQKKLKFSEALGNDLNTAGAIAIIYDLAKPLKNFLNQFQRVEGFKIDPNQKFFLLENFKTLEKLTEVLGLKKEVLVKESKITEEEISSLINERLKAKMEKNYAKADEIRNLLKEKGIELIDQSKEITTWIRV, from the coding sequence ATGATCAAACTTTTTAATACTTTAAGCAAAAAAGTTGAGGTTTTTAAGCCTATTGATGATGTAGTAAAAATTTATTGTTGTGGGGTAACTGTTTATGATTTATGTCATCTTGGTCATGCCAGAAGTTATATCGCTTGGGATGTATTGAGAAGATTCTTAATTTACAGTGATTTCAAAGTAAAGTATGTTCAAAATTTTACAGATATTGATGACAAGATCTTAAAAAGAGCGAAAGAAGAACGCAGTTCAATGAAGGAAGTATCTGAAAAGAATATCATTGAATTTCATGAAGATATGGATTCTTTAGGGATAATGCGTCCGGATAGTATGCCAAGAGCAACGAATCATATATGCAATATCTGCTCCTTCATCACAATCCTTGAGGACAAAGGTTATGCATACTCTAGAGATGGAGACGTTTATTATTCTGTTTTCAAAAATAAAAATTATGGAAAGCTAAGTAATCAAAATTTACAAGAACAAAATATAAATCAGCAAGGAAGAATGGTTAATGAGGAAAATAGTAAAAAACTTAATCCGCAGGATTTTGCGCTCTGGAAAAAAGCCAAAGATGATGAACCATTTTTTGATTCGCCATGGGGTAAAGGTAGGCCAGGATGGCATATTGAATGTTCGGCGATGGTTAAAGATGAATTAGGAGATACTATAGATATCCATTTAGGTGGTTCTGATTTGATTTTTCCACATCATGAGAATGAAATCGCCCAATCAGAAGCAGCCAATGGCAAAAAGCTAGCTAACTATTGGTTACACAATGGGATGGTGAATGTAAATGGACAAAAGATGAGTAAATCCCTTAAAAATTTTAAAACTATCAGAGAGCTAATTAAGTCAGGTATAAGCCCTATGACTTTGCGATATTTTGTTATGACTGTGAATTATAGAAAACCACTTGATTTTACTGAAGAAGCTTTAAGGAGTGCTTCAGAAGCTTGGAAAAACATTAATGTAGCCCTTTCTTTTATGGATCTTACAAAAGGTGTTTTTAGATCTATTGATAAAGATGAATCTATCGAAGAAGAATATAAAGAGAAAATAAGTTTTGAATTATCACAAAAAAAGCTTAAATTTTCTGAGGCTCTGGGAAATGACCTCAATACAGCAGGTGCTATTGCAATTATTTACGATTTAGCGAAACCATTAAAAAACTTTTTAAACCAATTTCAAAGGGTTGAAGGTTTTAAAATAGACCCAAATCAAAAATTCTTTCTACTTGAAAATTTTAAAACTCTTGAGAAGTTGACAGAGGTACTTGGTCTTAAAAAAGAAGTTTTAGTAAAAGAAAGTAAAATAACAGAAGAAGAAATATCATCTCTTATTAATGAAAGATTGAAAGCAAAAATGGAAAAGAATTATGCGAAGGCCGATGAAATAAGAAATTTGTTAAAAGAAAAAGGTATTGAACTTATTGATCAATCAAAGGAAATAACAACATGGATAAGGGTCTAA